A DNA window from Aquarana catesbeiana isolate 2022-GZ linkage group LG01, ASM4218655v1, whole genome shotgun sequence contains the following coding sequences:
- the LOC141129047 gene encoding serine/threonine-protein kinase SBK1-like, with protein sequence MASNIHEVTKNTARHVLQLITQMSENLKMMEVSEHFDPIQELGSGSYGKVLLAKHRGSGQLVAVKLLSKQKIPMDNFLVEYGMSISLSGHPNIITTHEVAFHTNRDYVFVQEVATAGTLHSLIQPNVGLNEETVKKCIPQIASALQYMHNKGMVHCDIKPDNILLMDFECNIIKVADFGLARLQGTEAPSLSGFIPYTAPEQCNLKPGEQLLLHPSIDIWAFGVMVYIAMTGYFPWLGAEGHDPMYREFAWWQVRKDLTLAPEKWREFSLEARKMFWDLLALNASERCSAMDILIYLHVPWKTENYTRNTAIHMAYREHDVHSGATASAALCLLPDHETTSLSIGAEVEIS encoded by the exons ATGGCTTCTAACATCCATGAAGTTACCAAGAACACCGCAAGACATGTCCTCCAACTCATCACCCAGATGTCCGAAAATCTGAAGATGATGGAGGTTTCAGAGCACTTTGACCCCATCCAAGAACTTGGGTCGGGGTCATATGGAAAGGTCCTCCTGGCCAAACATCGGGGTTCAG GTCAGTTAGTGGCTGTGAAGCTGCTTAGCAAACAGAAGATCCCAATGGACAACTTCCTGGTTGAATATGGGATGTCTATCAGCCTCAGCGGCCATCCCAACATCATCACGACCCATGAAGTTGCCTTTCATACAAACAGAGACTACGTCTTTGTCCAGGAGGTGGCGACAGCTGGAACTCTTCATTCCTTAATACAGCCAAAT GTTGGTTTAAATGAAGAGACAGTAAAGAAGTGCATTCCTCAGATAGCCAGTGCATTGCAATACATGCACAACAAAGGGATGGTCCACTGTGATATCAAGCCAGACAATATTCTGCTAATGGACTTTGAATGTAATATTATCAAAGTGGCAGACTTTGGACTGGCAAGGCTCCAGGGAACTGAAGCACCATCCTTGTCCGGGTTCATACCCTACACAGCTCCGGAACAGTGTAACTTGAAACCAGGAGAACAATTGCTTCTACACCCGAGCATTGATATCTGGGCCTTTGGGGTCATGGTTTACATCGCTATGACTGGATACTTTCCTTGGCTAGGAGCAGAGGGTCATGATCCAATGTACAGAGAATTTGCTTGGTGGCAAGTCAGAAAGGATCTGACCTTAGCACCGGAAAAGTGGAGGGAATTCTCTCTTGAAGCCAGGAAAATGTTCTGGGACCTTTTGGCCCTCAATGCATCCGAGAGGTGCTCAGCCATGGACATTCTAATATATCTTCATGTACCATGGAAAACAGAAAATTATACAAGGAACACTGCAATACATATGGCCTACAGAGAACATGATGTACATTCCGGAGCTACAGCAAGTGCCGCCTTGTGTCTTCTACCTGATCACGAGACAACTTCACTTTCTATAGGAGCTGAGGTGGAAATTTCATAA